TCCATCACCAGGGATCAAAGGAATGTGACCCATGATGTTTGTGGGAGTTGCAGACCGCGGATCGACATATACTCGAAAATGGGACCCGTACTTCGCAAAGAAGCGATCCCACTCTTGACGATTCGGCAACTGCAGAATCACGTTTTCCAGTTCGGCATTTGCGGAACTGATCGAGAGATCCTTTTTAAAGAAAGCTTTGTGTTCCAGTCCCTGGTTTTGTTTGTCCGGCTGAAACGCCCAGCTCGTGGAAAGGAACAGCACAAAAAGAAACAGAGCGGAAAGTTTTGCGCGCATGAAAGACCCTCCTCTAGGTTTTATCGTCATGTGTTCAAAAAAAGTTGCGGGGAGCGGAACGAAATTGCATACGACCAAGACTTCGTTTCACCGTTCCCTCCGTCCACACATTGTTTTGCCGATTGCTTTGCATCATCGGTGCCAAACTCTTTCCCTCGATTCAACTCATTGAATCCACAGGGGTTATCTTGATCGCCCGGCACTGCCCTTCTCGAGCATGGTGGAATCGATTGTTGCGGTCGCACCCATCCAAATCATCTACTCTCTCGAGGACAAAGGAGGGAATGGTTTCGTCGTTGGCGGCAGGAAACAATTGTTGGCAGTTTCCTTTGTAGCGATTGGAATTTCAGTTGCCTTCCACACTCGACTCCATTAAACTTTCAGATTCACAAAATCGCGTGTCGATTCGGTTAGACTAGAAGTTCAAAATTCTAAAAGGATAAAAGAATGAAGTATCAAAAGTTGTACACACTTTTTCTGTTTCTTATTGTTTTCGCATTTCAGCTTACGGCGTGCGCGCAGGACCAACCGAAAGCTGAAACAGCGGCAAAGCCTTCCATGACCCATGAACAAATCGCGACCTACATTCGCAAAGCTTTTAATGTGCCTGCCAATGTGACCATTACCGTAAAGGAAAATGCCGAATCGAAAGCGATTCCCGGCACTTACGCAGTCAATGTGGAATTCAAAGGAGAGAGAGGCAGCCAGACTCAAGAAGCGTGGATCACAAAAGAGAACATGCTTGTTATCGGACGCGTAATGGACATGTCGGTTGATCCGTACAAAAAGAACCAGGAAAAAATTGTATTGGGAACAAATGTTCCGGTAACAGGCGCGCAGGACGCAAAAGTCACCATCGTTGAATATTCCGATTTCCAGTGCCCTTATTGCAGCAATGCGCACGTAACGGTGAAGGATATGCTGAAACAATATGAGGGGAAAGTGAAGGTCGCTTACAAGCATCTTCCTCTAACCAACATTCACAATTGGGCCGAAGAAGCTGCCATTGCTTCAGTATGCGTTCACAAACAGAAACCGGAGACATTCTGGAAACTTTCCGATTATTACTTTACAAATCAGAAAACGATTACCAAAGAAACCCTCGGCGCCAAACTGCAAGAATTTTCGACGCAGGAAGGCTTGAATCATGAAGAGCTAAAAAAATGCATGGCGGATCCTGTGTCCAAACAGCAAGTGACCGCCGATACGACAGAAGCTGGAAGTCTTGGTTTGAGCTCTACACCTTCTTTCTTTGTAAACGGCCGAATGGTAGTCGGAGCGATTCCAGCGGATCAGTTCAAGCAAATCATTGATGAGGCCTTAACGACCCAGTAAAGGTCACATGTCAAGTTCCGATCTGCCGCTTCCCCCTCCCCAAAAAGGAGGGGGAGAGGGGCGGGATATTCCTGTTTTAAGAAACGCTCTTATTCTCACCTCTCTCTTTTTCGTTGTTGAAGCCATTGCAGGATTTGTTACAAACAGTCTCTCCCTGCTTTCGGATGCCGGCCACATGCTTTCGGATATTCTTGCGTTGCTTGTCTGTTTGTATGCCGCAAACATGGCACGACGCGCTCCAACTGCCGAAAAAAGTTATGGCTATTACCGCACAGAGGTATTAGCAGCTCTATTTAATGGTCTGGTTCTTTTCTTAATGATCGGATTCATTTACTACGAAGCGATGTTCAGGATTTTTCAACCTGTGGCGGTCAGCAGCGCTGGGGTGATCGCGGTCGGTGGAGCAGGCCTCGTTGTGAACCTGCTATCAGCCTGGATGCTTCACGGACACGATGATTTGAATGTGAGAGGCGCCTACTATCACGTAATCATGGACGCGCTCAGCTCGCTCGGCGCATTGATCGCAGGAATCCTGATCTATGTGACCGGCTGGCCGGTGTTTGATCCGTTGTTGAGTTTCCTGATCGGCGCTCTCGTGCTTTTCAGCGCATGGTCTCTGATCCGCGACTCTATCAATATCTTAATGGAAGCAGTCCCGAAGCATCTGAATCTAACGCGCATCCGGGAAGAGGTAAAAAGGTTGAATGGTGTTCAGAATATTCATGATTTGCACATCTGGAGCATCGGTTCGAAAGAGCATGCAGTTTCAGCCCATCTGGTGGTCAATCCCGGTTGTGATCCCATTGATGTGCGCACTCGAGTGGAGGATCTTCTTCGCCGCGCTTTCCATTTGGAACACACCACCCTGCAGGTGGAAGTGCAGGAGGATTGCATCGAACCGCACGAATGAGCAAAGTAGCGCCGGCGTCCCGCCTGCGTAGTCGCAGACGAGACGTCCGCGCTACAGCGTTAAAAAAGCGTTGGGGTTGGATCCTTGCTGTGAGTTTTTTCGAAAAGCTTTTGCAGGATTAAAGATTTCCAGTAACCAGGATCATTTACTGTTGTTTCAATCTCAAAATCAGAGAACTTTCCGGAATGCTTCGCCAGTTTAACGACAAGCTCATCGATCGAATTTCCTTTGATGCGCATTGCCTGTTTTCTCTTCCGTTTTGTAACGAGACGCACCCGCCATTTCATTGCCTTTCATCATAACATGCAATAAGATAACAGGAATCGAGAGGTCAGATTTTTATGCGGCTTTTCTCTGTTTTTCTGTTCTTACTTTTCACAGTTCAAACACAGGCACACGATGTATCTGGCACCGTAGAAGTGCTGTTAAAAGGAGAAAAGAAGAAGACCGATCTTTCCTCAGTCATCATTTATCTGGATCCGGTTTCGCAATCGATTATTCCGGAAGAAGCATTGAAGAAGACCTTCACGATGTCCACAAAAAACAAGCAATTCGCACCACGCGCTCTTGCGGTTCCCGTTGGGGCAAAGGTCCAGTTTCCCAATTTTGATTCGATTTTTCACAACATCTTTTCTGTTTCCTCACCCAATCAGTTCGACCTTGGGCTTTATAAGGGAGGCGGCAGCAAGACTCAATCCTTTCAGAAACCGGGAGTCGTAAAAGTATTCTGCAATGTGCATCCGCAAATGTCCGCTACCATCGTTGTCAGCGCGTCGCCCTATTACACCATCGCGGATCAAGCCGGCAACTTCATGCTTGGCGACATCCCGAATGGAAGTTTTCAGCTACGCGCCTTCGCCGAGGAAGGACAGACCGTGAAAAAGATCGACGTAGGAGAGAAAGCTTTGCAGGTCCTCTTGACGATTGACGGCAGGACTTTCAAAAAATTGCGGCACAAAAACAAATTCGGAAAGGATTATTCCTCTACTGATGAACGCTATTAGTAACAGGCGCGGCCTGAGTCTCAATATAAAATTTTTCCTGCTGACAGCGCTGATCATTGTTCTGCTCATCGCTGTCACCATTCTGTTCAGCTCGCGCAGAGCCACCGCGCTGGCTCATGAGACCATTCGCTCTGATTTGAAACAAACACTCTCCGTGTTTGAAACGTTTCAAAAAGACCGTTACGAAAAGTTAAAGATTGCCAACAAAATCATTGCTCAGAATCCTTACATCCAGGCGTACATTCAAGAATCGGATTCCAATAGCATCCTGGATCTTGCCAAACAAACCGAAGAGACGATCCGAAGCGATTTCGTGCTCCTGACAGACGCGGACGGAATTGTTTTGGCGCGCACTGATAAACCGGGAGCAACCGGCCAGAACTTCGCCGATGTGCCTCTCGTTGCAGGAGCGCTGGATGGGGAAGAAGTCAACGGTTTAATGCTGGAGAACCAGAATCTGTACCATGCAATTGCCGTTCCTGTCGTAACGCAGGACATTATTACTGCAGCTCTTGCTATCGGTTATTCGATCAACGACACGCTCGCTATTCAAATCAAAGAAATGACGCACTCGGAAACCGGTTTCTTCATTGAAAAAGATGGCGTATCGCTTATAGCCAGCACGATCACAAGCGAAAAAGAAGATTTGACCCGATCTCTTACGAATGCCGGTAAACCGGATGAGCCCTTTCAATTTCAAATGGGCCCGGAAAAATACGTGGGAGTTTACAGGCCGCTGAAGAATCTTGACGGCAAGATGCTGGGAAGATTTGTAGCTTTCCGTTCGCTGGATCGCGAGTTGTATGGTTTCCGGCAGTTTCAAAAGAACATTCTGATCGTGGGCCTGGGAATGATGGTTCTGGCTTTCATTTTGAGTTTTCTGGGCTCGCGGCGGATCACCGGTCCGCTTCGCAATTTGACGGATGCGGTGAATGAAGTCAAAGAAGGAAACTACGACGTCCCGATTGAAACAACGTCTCGCGATGAAGTGGGAATTCTTGCTGAGTCCTTTCGAAAGCTGCTGGCTCAGCTTAAAGAGAAACAGCAGCTCGTTGAGTATCTTTCGCAACAGCCGACTGTACCCGGAGCTCCCACGATTGGACCGGGGCAAGTATCTTCGAAACACCAAACAACATCACCATCACAATCCTCCGTTTCCATGAGCTCAATCGGACCCGGCTCGGTGATCGCCAACCGTTATGAAGTGCAATCGATCCTGGGGACCGGAGGAATGGGAGTCGTGTTGAAAGCCCTCGACCGGCAGCTCGATGAAGTGGTCGCCCTGAAACTTCTAAAAGGGGAAGTCTTTCAGCAGGATCCCGTCGCTCTGGACCGTTTCAAACAGGAATTAAAGCTGGCGCGCCGCATCACACACCGCAATGTTGTCCGGACGTTCGATTACAGTGAGCTGGATAATTACTACGTTATTAGTATGGAATATGTAAAAGGGATTACTTTAAAACAGCTGATTCGCCAGCGAGGGATGCTTCCTGTCCGGATCGGACTGCAGATCGGCAAACAGATTTGCAGCGCGCTGGATGCAGCGCACGAGAGGGGAGTCGTTCACCGCGACATGAAACCTCAGAATGTGCTTCTGGAAAGCACGGGAGACGTGAAGATCATGGACTTTGGCATCGCGCGCGTGGCCGATATGAAAGGTATGACCTCCACCGGAACAATCATGGGCACACCCGACTACATGTCCCCGGAACAGGCTCAGGGTCTGGATATGGATCAACGCACAGACGTCTATTCTACCGGAGTGGTTCTATTCGAAGTATTCACTGGAAGGCTTCCCTTTTCCGCTGATTCTGCGCTGGTAGTGTTAAACAAACACATCCGTGAAGCTCCGCCAAAACCCACCAGCTTCAATCCAGCCTTGCCTCCGGCGCTGGAACAAGTGCTCCTACGTTCACTCGAAAAAGATCCGGATCAGCGTTATCAGAAAATCTCACTCTTATATGAAGACCTGGAAGCCGTCTCAGCAAAAATCTCCACCGCGCAAGAACGAATCGCGTAGGAAAACCGCCAAGGCGCCAAAACGCCAAGAATCACTCTAATTTGTTTCTTGGCGGCTTGGCGGTTAAAATGACTGCGGTGGAGCCCCAATTGGGTCCTTCTTCAAAAGATTCGACATAATCGGATTTCGCCAGTATAGACCTGACCATCTCTCGCTGAACGCCGATTCCTTTCCCATGAATAATCCGGACAAAACGGAATCCTTTCTCAACGCACTGGAACAGATACTCTTCCACAACCGTCTTTACATCCCGCGGAGCAAACGGATGTAGATCAAGAACATCCGTGATCGGAATCTCTTCCATCAATCCACGCAAGGCGCAGTAAGGCTGGAGGTTTGATCCACAACTTCGGCTTTCACAAAATCAAAAACGATGAAGTGATAACCACGTGGGCGATAGGAAGGAACGGTCAACGCATCGAAATCATACGTGCCGCTTTGTAAGAATTTTTTGGTGAAGTAGTAGCGCGCAACAAGCTGATGCGATGGATATTCGGTCATGTAGGCGGCGGTGTCAGCCACTTGAAGCGAACAGGTTAGCGGTTTCTCAGGGTCCCTGGTGCGGACTTGCAGCTCAACCGTTTCCGAATCAATGACAGGGAGTTTGCGATCAAACGTCAGCAAATAGTTCGAACCGGTACTGGGCTCCTTGGGAACCAACAAAAAGATCACCCGCCCGCCGGCTTGATCCGGATAAACATTCACGAACAGCGTCTTTTGCTCTGTAGTAAAAATCACGCCCTGATAACTTTTATCCAGTTTCTGCAGCGCGGCGTTGTCCAGTTTTTTTACCGCGGCGGCGTAAGTGCTCATGTCTTGAAGTATGTGGGCAACCGTTTCGTATGTGACAGGTTGCGGCGTAGTTGATGTAAAGGAAGGATTCGCAGGCGGTTGTTCCTGATTCTCTTTTTGACCACCACAAGCAATGAACAAAGCGGATAAAAGGACGACGCAACATAGCGTAAACCCGCTGACTTTCATATTTGCCCTCAATTCCGTTCCTACTATAATCTAATCTCGATAAGGAGAAAAGGATAAACAAAGTAGCGCGGGCGTCCCGCCTGCGAGCTGCGCAGACGAGACGTCCGCGCTACTTCAGCAACGACAAAAGGAACCGAAGTGGCAGACTATACAGAAGATCACGCAAAGTCAGGCATTGATGCCGCTCTGCCTGCCATCGAGTGCTGGCCGAACCAGTATGCGGGTTATCAGATCAACATCACCATCCCTGAATACACTGCGGTTTGCCCGAAGACGGGTTTGCCCGATTTCGGAACAATCATCATTGAATATGAACCGGACAAACTTTGTTTGGAATTAAAGTCACTGAAGAACTATATCAATTCTTACCGCACGCTCGGCATCTTCTACGAAAATGCTGTGAACCGCATTTTGCGAGATCTGGTTGAAGCATGCCAGCCGAAGCGGGCCGTGGTCCGCGGCGAGTTTAACGTCCGTGGTGGAATGAAAAGTGTGATTGAAGCGAGGCATCCGGCCCGGAGCTGAACAATTAACCGGTTTTCTGTCGCACGAATCTTACCGACAACAAATATCCTGCTGCTTCAGGCACAGAGCGAATCACAGCTCCGTGCGCTCTCAATTCTTTTTTCTTCAGCTTTTTTGTAAGGGGCTCATTCAGACGGATTCGCAATTCTACTCTTTTGCCAACCGGCAAATTCACTCGATGGTAAAAAGCGCAACCACCTCTGGAAAGATCATGCAGTCTTCCATTGCTTTCAGACGCCGCAGAGTGATCGTCGTTCAGCACAATAATTTTCAAAGGCAAATTCAATTTGACGCGCCTGCCTATGCGTTCGTCCATGTCACTATTTTACCTGCAAAAACAGTTTGTAGAAGCGACTTTAGTCGCTATGAATTTAGCGAATGAATCCGCTACTACGAACGATATAAAAATTCTTCGATGCCGCGAAGCCACTTTGGAATTCCGCGCCATCCCCTTTTCCATCGAAACAAGTAAGCAAAATGGCGCGCGGCCACATTCAAAAAGCTCACGGGGCCTAGCAAACCACTCTTTTCCAGAGCAATCAGATGATTCCGCACCGCGAATCTCGGCAATTCAGAGGCCGGATAGTCGATTCCGGACTTTCCCTGATGATCCACAATCACTTTTGCCTGATGCAATTTTAGGCCTGCCTCCCGGAATTTCAAGCAGAAGTCGCGATCCTCGAAATAATGGAAGTAGCTTTCCTCAAAGCCGCCCACTTTCTTCCATGCCTCGGTTGAAAAAAGAAGGCAGGCGCCCGAATACCATTCCGGCTCTTTTACAGACTGCAAAGCTCCCCATCGTGAAAAACGATACCCGTACAGGAGGCGGTCTTTTTCCCGGAGTACCGGAAAAGTACAATCAGCGCCAGCAGCAGAATGGTCTGCAAACAAATGTTCGATGCCGGCTGCATCCACTTCCACATCAGGATTCAAAGCGAGCACAAGTTGGGGCGGTTCGACTTCGGTGAGTGCATGAGCCACTGCCCTGTTCAGTCCTGCCGCATATCCACGGTTTTCACATTCGAGATATTGCACGCGGTCTCTTTTCGGAAGCGGAAACGAATCATGTAGAACGACAATAATAGGATGAACCAGAGCGCAGCTACTCAAGGATTCGATCAGCCGTTCGGTAAGATCTGAATTTCCGTGATGTACTGTAACTGCGGCCAGACTCATGGGAGAGCGTGCCGCAAACAGCTCTGATAAAAACTGGTCATCTCTCTGGCAATCAGATGCCAGTTAAAATGCAAACGGATTTTTTCCTGCGCCTGCAACAATTCATCGGCCTTTTTCCCTTCCTGAAGGCGTTTGCTGATTGTGTAAGAGAGGACAGAAGAATCACCCCAGGGGACAAGATCGCCCGCGCCGGTCTTACGGATGATCTGTCCGCAGCCGTCATCATCACATACAATCACAGGCGTTCCGGACAAAATTGATTCGAGCGGAACAAGACCGAACACTTCATTGACCGAAGGATACACGGTGATGTCCGCATCCGACAAAGCCTCAAACTTTCGCTGATCATCCAGTAATCCGGTCCACACCACACGATCCTGAAGCCGCAGTTCCAGAACCAATTGTCTGATCCGGGAAGCATAACCCATATCATTTCCCGCAATCACAAGCCTCGCCTGGTCACGAATTCGCGAAAAAGCGCGAACCAGATGCTGCACTCCTTTTCGCGGCGTGATCTTTCCCAGGAACAGAATCATCTTCTCTGAAGGCGCAAGCCCCCATTTCTTGCGGAAATTACCAGTTTCAGAAATGGGAACCTCGCCAATTCCGTTGGGAATTACTTTGATTTTTTCGGAAGGAATCTTCATCCGGCGCATCGCCTTGCGCTCTGCGCCCGAAACGGCCACATAGCCGGCCGCATTATTCAGTTGCCATTTTCCGATCATTAAATCGTAGATCTGTTTGATGAATTGAAACCTCTCAATTCTTGGTATCGTTCCATGACCGCTAAGCACAAATGGTTTTTTCTGCTTCACAGCCGTGCGGGCAAGAAGATCATTCAGAAGATTGCGGAAAGTGTGCAGGTGAAGAATATCCGACTCTGCGAGCAGCCGTTCCGCGTGCTTCAAACCTCCCAGAGGAGTATAAAACTGGAAGTAATAAGCGATTTTATTGCTAAGATTGGGAACACGAACTACTTCAAAAGGGGGTTCACAACCATTCGGACTGTACCGCCGCGATGCGTCCCACACGTCCGTGGTCATCACTGTTACGTGATGTCCCAGATCATGCAGAGCGCAAGACAGCTCATACGCAGAGCGCGCCGCTCCGCCGTAAGACAGTGCGGGATAGAGAAAAGGAATTCCGATCAATATCCGCATGACTTATTTCAAATTGAAAATTGCATATTGCATGTTGAAAGCCGCAGAATGCGAGTCAACATTTTGCAATCTGCAATATGCAATTTTGCAATTATCTGTGTTCATCTGTGGTTTCTCTTGTGCCTTTTTTTACGGTTAACAGAGCCAGCTCGTGCGCGAGGTTCTTTACCTGTTCAGACAATTCGGACAACTTTACCGAAAAATGCAAATTCACAAACAACAAGAACATGAGACCAAATATAAATAATGTAGTGGTTGGCAGAACCGCGCCAACGAATCCGGTAATCCATACAAGCAAGTCATACCAGAACACGAGAACTACGATCGCGCCGGCTGTGAAACTCCAGAGAATAGAATATTCAACTCGAAGCTTTTTGCGCCTCGCCAGATCGATCACAAAAATGAGAAAGAGCAGCGCAAGAACAGTGGCAAAAATACGTTGATTTGCCGGCATGTTCAAGCCTTTCGTAGCATCATTACAAAAATAGAAAGGATCATCTTGAACGCATAATACCAGACTTGTAATCCCTCATGCATGCCGGTCTTGCCTTCCGAGGGATGCATGATTACGGGGATCTCCATAACCTTTAAACGAAAGCGATGCATCAGAATGAGCACATCCAGGTCCGGATAATCCATCGGATAGTAATCCTGGATGGCGATGCTAAGGGCCTTGCGATTCAGAGCCTGGAAACCGGAAGTTGGATCAGTAATCTTCATGCCGGTGAGCCGCTTTCCAATCTGGGAAAGCATAGAACACCCCAACCGCCGGATCACCGGCATTTTGTATTCGGTCCCACCCAAAAATCGGGAACCGACCACGAGATCCGTATCGCGGATACGATCCAGAAGAGACTGAATGCATGACGGATCATGCTGGCCGTCCGCATCCAGCTGGACAACCGCCTCATATCCATTGCGATAAGCATATTTATAAGCCGTTTGCAGCGCTCCTCCATAGCCCATCCAGAACGGTAGCTGAATCAAGGAAACAGCCGGATACTTCTGCACAATCGCCGCAGTCCCATCCGTGGATGCGTCATTGACAACAAGAACCGGATGCTGAGGATACAGGGCGCAGATACTGTCCAGCATGCGACCGATGTTCTCTTCCTCATTGCGCGCAGGGAGGACCAGAATGATTTTCATAAAGGACCGCTCAAGGTGTAAAAGTTAATTCACGCAAACTCAAACGGTGTGGAAGGAAGCACTGATAAAAACGCCGGCGCGACCAGTGAAATTTTCTGCTCAGTTCCCGTCTCTTTCGCAAAAATCGTGGAAGCCCTTTCCATGCCGAAACCTGAGCCTTCCACCAGAGTCCGAGCAATTGCCAGCGGGAGCGGCGTCGCGCAAATTCTCCGGAAACTCCTTTGTGTGAGAGCAAAGCAAGGAGATGAAATAACCATCGCACAGCACTGAAAACCGGATTGAGAATCAGCAGCTCGGCAGGAAAGTATTTCAAGGCCACCCAGAAACGGTTTCTTTCGACAAAATAAAATTTCATAGGGTCGTATTGATCCGTGGATCCTGAATACCTGTGATAGGCAACCGCTGAAGAAACAAAGGGGCACTCCCACCCTGCAAGACGCGCTCTTAATCCGATTTCAGTATCGTCACCATAGAGGTAAAAGTCTTCGTCAAAATATCCGATCTCGCGCAGCGTCTCTGCGCGAAATACGCAGGCGCATCCACTGGGTAAAAGGGCGGTTTGAATCGAATCAAATTGCCCTTCATCCTTTTGCATTCTTCCACGGCCGCGATTGACTCCATCCCAGTACAGAAGATGACCTGTATTATCGATGATGTCTCGCTGGAAATAGGACATCGTTTTCCCTGCGCACATTCCGGTCCCCGGATTTTTAAAAGGCACAACTATGCTCGCAAGCCAGGTCTTTTCCAGGACTGCGTCATTATTTACGAACGCGATCAGTTCGCCTCTCGCACGCAGCAGCGCCTGGTTATTGGCGGGGCCGAATCCACGGTTTAAATCATTAGGAATGACTTCAATCCCGGGAAATCGTTTCAAAATCTCTGTGGAGCCGTCTGTTGAGCCGTTGTCCACCACCAGCACTTCGAACGGCGCATAAGTCTGATTCATCAAGGATTGCAAGCACTCTTCCAGGTACACGAATCCATTCCAGTTAACGACAATGAAGCTCACCAGCGAAGGCATAGGATTTGAAGCCATTTTACCATGGTGATAGACTTGGCGCCTTGGCGTCTTGGCGGTTAACATGCAAAACGAATTTCCGAATGCAAACAACGTGTGCTATTTAAATACAGGCTCAGAGGGATTACTGCCCTTGCGTGCCTTGCGAGCATTGCAAGAAACAGCAGAGATGAAGCAAAAACCTCAGATGCTCGGTGATTCTCAATATTTCGAGATGCCCGAACGTTGCCGCGCCCTCGTTGCACAGATGATCCATTGCGCAGCCGAAGATATCGCTTTAATCCCCAGCACAAGTTATGGAATGAGCATGATGGCGCACTCCTTACCGTTGAACTCTGGAGACGAAGTTGTCATCGTGGAACAAGACTTCCCTTCCAATAATTTTGCCTGGGAGCCACTCCGCGAACGCGGGATCAAAATCCGCACAGTTCCTTTTCGAGCGGATACGGATCAAACAGCCCGGGTCCTGGAATCCCTGATACCACCCGCGCGTGTTCTTTCTCTAAGCGTTGTGCATTTTTTCACAGGATTCCGCTACGACCTGAAACTCATTTCTGAAACTTGCCGTCAAAACAATATTTTCTTGATCGTAGATGCAATTCAAGCGGCCGGAACCATTGAAATGAATCTTCAAGAAACGCACGTCGACGCTCTCTGCGCGGCGGCACACAAGTGGCAGCTCTCCCCTTCCGGCACAGGCTTTCTTTACGTCCATAAAGATTTTAGATCGCGCCTAACATCCCCTGTGAGTGGATGGATGCACAACAAGAATGCAACCCGTTTCCAGGAAACGGATATGTTCACCTACGAACCTGCTTCCAGCACGCGGCGCTATGAACTGGGAACCGCCCCGATCATCCTGTTGGCAGCCTATGAACAGAGCCTTCAGGTATTGCTCGAATCACGCATTTCGTACATTGAAGAACACAACATTAGGCTTGCAGACAAAATGAAAGCATTTTTTCGCGAACTGGGATGGAAGCAACCCGTGACACCGATTCCATCGCCATTCTGTTCTGTTTGTCCTGCCGAACAATACAATGCCACCGACATTCTTCGCGCTCTCGCTGAGCGTGAAGTTTTTGTTGCGGTTCGCGCAAATCATCTTAGAATGACTCCCCACCTGTACAATACGGATCAACACATCGACCGCTTCTGCGAAGAGCTCAAGTCTGTTATAATGAAGTAGCGTCGACGTCCCGCCTTCGAAAGTGCGCAGACGAGACGTCCGCGCTACTTTGTTGAAATAGTTGCAAACGGGTGAAAAAATCATAGCTTCCCTATTGAATCAATAATAGATCTGCCTGATAAGCTGCAGTCATAACTGGAGAGGTAAGACTCATGTCCCGATCTTCACTCGTGATATGTGTCTTTT
Above is a window of bacterium DNA encoding:
- a CDS encoding DUF2304 domain-containing protein, translating into MPANQRIFATVLALLFLIFVIDLARRKKLRVEYSILWSFTAGAIVVLVFWYDLLVWITGFVGAVLPTTTLFIFGLMFLLFVNLHFSVKLSELSEQVKNLAHELALLTVKKGTRETTDEHR
- a CDS encoding glycosyltransferase family 4 protein; translated protein: MRILIGIPFLYPALSYGGAARSAYELSCALHDLGHHVTVMTTDVWDASRRYSPNGCEPPFEVVRVPNLSNKIAYYFQFYTPLGGLKHAERLLAESDILHLHTFRNLLNDLLARTAVKQKKPFVLSGHGTIPRIERFQFIKQIYDLMIGKWQLNNAAGYVAVSGAERKAMRRMKIPSEKIKVIPNGIGEVPISETGNFRKKWGLAPSEKMILFLGKITPRKGVQHLVRAFSRIRDQARLVIAGNDMGYASRIRQLVLELRLQDRVVWTGLLDDQRKFEALSDADITVYPSVNEVFGLVPLESILSGTPVIVCDDDGCGQIIRKTGAGDLVPWGDSSVLSYTISKRLQEGKKADELLQAQEKIRLHFNWHLIAREMTSFYQSCLRHALP
- a CDS encoding glycosyltransferase family 2 protein; translation: MKIILVLPARNEEENIGRMLDSICALYPQHPVLVVNDASTDGTAAIVQKYPAVSLIQLPFWMGYGGALQTAYKYAYRNGYEAVVQLDADGQHDPSCIQSLLDRIRDTDLVVGSRFLGGTEYKMPVIRRLGCSMLSQIGKRLTGMKITDPTSGFQALNRKALSIAIQDYYPMDYPDLDVLILMHRFRLKVMEIPVIMHPSEGKTGMHEGLQVWYYAFKMILSIFVMMLRKA
- the queF gene encoding preQ(1) synthase, yielding MADYTEDHAKSGIDAALPAIECWPNQYAGYQINITIPEYTAVCPKTGLPDFGTIIIEYEPDKLCLELKSLKNYINSYRTLGIFYENAVNRILRDLVEACQPKRAVVRGEFNVRGGMKSVIEARHPARS
- a CDS encoding protein kinase, whose protein sequence is MNAISNRRGLSLNIKFFLLTALIIVLLIAVTILFSSRRATALAHETIRSDLKQTLSVFETFQKDRYEKLKIANKIIAQNPYIQAYIQESDSNSILDLAKQTEETIRSDFVLLTDADGIVLARTDKPGATGQNFADVPLVAGALDGEEVNGLMLENQNLYHAIAVPVVTQDIITAALAIGYSINDTLAIQIKEMTHSETGFFIEKDGVSLIASTITSEKEDLTRSLTNAGKPDEPFQFQMGPEKYVGVYRPLKNLDGKMLGRFVAFRSLDRELYGFRQFQKNILIVGLGMMVLAFILSFLGSRRITGPLRNLTDAVNEVKEGNYDVPIETTSRDEVGILAESFRKLLAQLKEKQQLVEYLSQQPTVPGAPTIGPGQVSSKHQTTSPSQSSVSMSSIGPGSVIANRYEVQSILGTGGMGVVLKALDRQLDEVVALKLLKGEVFQQDPVALDRFKQELKLARRITHRNVVRTFDYSELDNYYVISMEYVKGITLKQLIRQRGMLPVRIGLQIGKQICSALDAAHERGVVHRDMKPQNVLLESTGDVKIMDFGIARVADMKGMTSTGTIMGTPDYMSPEQAQGLDMDQRTDVYSTGVVLFEVFTGRLPFSADSALVVLNKHIREAPPKPTSFNPALPPALEQVLLRSLEKDPDQRYQKISLLYEDLEAVSAKISTAQERIA
- a CDS encoding cation diffusion facilitator family transporter; amino-acid sequence: MSSSDLPLPPPQKGGGEGRDIPVLRNALILTSLFFVVEAIAGFVTNSLSLLSDAGHMLSDILALLVCLYAANMARRAPTAEKSYGYYRTEVLAALFNGLVLFLMIGFIYYEAMFRIFQPVAVSSAGVIAVGGAGLVVNLLSAWMLHGHDDLNVRGAYYHVIMDALSSLGALIAGILIYVTGWPVFDPLLSFLIGALVLFSAWSLIRDSINILMEAVPKHLNLTRIREEVKRLNGVQNIHDLHIWSIGSKEHAVSAHLVVNPGCDPIDVRTRVEDLLRRAFHLEHTTLQVEVQEDCIEPHE
- a CDS encoding glycosyltransferase family 2 protein, producing the protein MSLAAVTVHHGNSDLTERLIESLSSCALVHPIIVVLHDSFPLPKRDRVQYLECENRGYAAGLNRAVAHALTEVEPPQLVLALNPDVEVDAAGIEHLFADHSAAGADCTFPVLREKDRLLYGYRFSRWGALQSVKEPEWYSGACLLFSTEAWKKVGGFEESYFHYFEDRDFCLKFREAGLKLHQAKVIVDHQGKSGIDYPASELPRFAVRNHLIALEKSGLLGPVSFLNVAARHFAYLFRWKRGWRGIPKWLRGIEEFLYRS
- a CDS encoding PilZ domain-containing protein; translated protein: MDERIGRRVKLNLPLKIIVLNDDHSAASESNGRLHDLSRGGCAFYHRVNLPVGKRVELRIRLNEPLTKKLKKKELRAHGAVIRSVPEAAGYLLSVRFVRQKTG
- a CDS encoding DsbA family protein, translated to MKYQKLYTLFLFLIVFAFQLTACAQDQPKAETAAKPSMTHEQIATYIRKAFNVPANVTITVKENAESKAIPGTYAVNVEFKGERGSQTQEAWITKENMLVIGRVMDMSVDPYKKNQEKIVLGTNVPVTGAQDAKVTIVEYSDFQCPYCSNAHVTVKDMLKQYEGKVKVAYKHLPLTNIHNWAEEAAIASVCVHKQKPETFWKLSDYYFTNQKTITKETLGAKLQEFSTQEGLNHEELKKCMADPVSKQQVTADTTEAGSLGLSSTPSFFVNGRMVVGAIPADQFKQIIDEALTTQ
- a CDS encoding Smr/MutS family protein; this translates as MEEIPITDVLDLHPFAPRDVKTVVEEYLFQCVEKGFRFVRIIHGKGIGVQREMVRSILAKSDYVESFEEGPNWGSTAVILTAKPPRNKLE